ACAGCTTGCCCGATATTGCAACGATGACCCGTTCGGCGCCGGCTGCGATCTTGGGGCTCTCCGACCGCGGAAATTTATCAGTGGGCTCGATCGCCGACGTCGTCGTCTATCAGCAAGACAAGAACATCGAACGGATGTTTTCAACGCCAAAGTTTGTCATTCGCAGTGGCCAGATCGTTCGAGGTGCTGGTGCAGCAGCCTCGTCAACGCGCTCGACGACGTTGAAGGCCAATCTGGATTGCCAACGCGACGATGCGGACGTATTCGCCGATCGCTATCACGCGACTTCAACGATGGATATGCGGCGACTGTGGATCAGTGATGACGAAATGGAAAACGTGATCGGATCGTCGCCGGTGACGACTTTGACGAAAGCTCGTATCCAATGAGCGAAACAACGATGCTAGTCAACGGAATTCCGATCGAATCGGAATTCGCCGAAGCGTTCGACATGAAGGCGACACGCGTCATCATCACCGGACATGACCGGCAATGGGCCCTGGACGGGGCGACCGCGATGACGGGATTCGGGACCAGCGTGATTGCGTGCGGCATTGAAACCGCGATTGAACGAGAGTTGTCGCCTGACGAGACTCCCGACGGTCGCCCGGGATTCGCAATCTTGGCATTCGCCGTTTCGGGTGCCGAAATGGAAAAACAGATTCCCCGCCGAGCCGGCCAATGCGTTTTGACGTGTCCCACGTCCGCCATCTATGCCGGCATCTTGGGTGACAAGTCGTTGCACCCGAAACGGATCCCGTTGGGCAAGATGATTCGTTACTTTGGTGACGGCCACCAGATCAGCAAAGTCACACCCGCCGCTGGGTACGCGAAGGGGCGAAGGTTTTGGCGAGTCCCCGTGATGGACGGCGAGTTCGTGTGTGAACACGATGTCGGACGCGTCGACGGAATCGGTGGCGGAAACTTTTTGCTGCTCGGTGATTCGGTCGAGGGTGTTTCGATTGCCTGTCGCGCGGCCGTCGCGGCGATGTCTGGTTTGCCCGACGTCATCACTCCGTTTCCCGGCGGCGCGGCACGAAGCGGTTCCAAGGTCGGATCGAAATATCCTGCCCTGTTTGCTTCGACGAATGATGCGTTTTGCCCGACGCTTCGAACGGCGACGGACTCGCTGCTTCGCGACGGCGAAACGGCGGCGTTGGAAATCGTAATCGACGGTTTGTCGTTTGACGCGATCGCGAACTCGATGAAGGTCGGCATCACGGCGGCCTGTGAAGCGGCCGCAGACAAAGGACTGTTGCGAGTCACGGCCGGCAACTACGGCGGCAAACTGGGCAAGCATCATTTTCACTTAGCCAAGGTGATGCAATGACCGTTTGGACGATGACGCGAAAGAGGAATTCGCCGACTTCGGCGGTGGATTTTTCACACATCCACATGGATTTGCTGGCGGGACGATCGATTGATTCGATTCGATCTTTGCCGTTGGGCGACGGCGCGATTGACGACCACTTCGAAGTGTCATTGGACGATCGCGACTCGAATACAAAGCGGATCGTTTTGCGTGGTGACTTCACAGACTTTCACCATATCGGCGCGCATTTGTCGGCCGGCGAGATTTGGGTGGATGGCAACGCAGGTGACCATTTGGGCGCTGCGGCGGACGGGAAACGCGTGGGGATGTTGGGGGGACGGATCACGGTCACCGGGAATGCAGGCGACCACCTCGGCCATCGAATGCGTCGCGGCGAGATCTGGGTCGCGGGGGACGTGGGGCGTTTCGCGGCGGCGAGCATGATTGCCGGAACGATCGTGGTGGCGGGACGCCTGTCCACCGATGCGGCCATTGGGATGCGACGGGGCAGCCTGTTGGTCAACGAAATGCCGACGTTGGCGGACGGACGTTTTACCGCAGCGCTCGAAAGGGAATACTTGATCGCCTCGCTAATCGACTCGCCACAGGCATCGCCAAACAACGCAGCCCCCCAAGCCGATTTTGGTTCGATGTGGGACCGTTTTCGGCACAAACGCGTCTTGGTGCGTCGAGGCGATCGCGCGGTCCAAGGACAAGGTGAAATAGTTTCGCCCCTATGAACTTGGTTTCCCTGGTCCCCAGCGGGTGGTTCGATCTTCCCGTTGGACACAAACGCCCAACGGACATTCAACGATAGAGTCGGAATTCACTTCCAAAGGGACATATCCAAGGCAACTTTGCGCAGATCTATCTGGGCGAGAATGCTACTATCCGCGTAAACTACCCCTTGTCGAGGCGACTGAGTCTGCTTTCAACGCCCATTTCAATGTGACGCTCAGCATCTTTCACAGTGCGGCTTCACACCTTCCACACGACATGAGTCAACTTCCTCACTATGAAAAATCGAACGCTCCTTTCTGCAATGTTGGTCGCTGCCGTTTCTTGGACTGCGATTTCATCGAACAACGCTGACGCGAAAGATCTGGGGATTGG
The sequence above is a segment of the Rubripirellula tenax genome. Coding sequences within it:
- the fhcD gene encoding formylmethanofuran--tetrahydromethanopterin N-formyltransferase; translated protein: MSETTMLVNGIPIESEFAEAFDMKATRVIITGHDRQWALDGATAMTGFGTSVIACGIETAIERELSPDETPDGRPGFAILAFAVSGAEMEKQIPRRAGQCVLTCPTSAIYAGILGDKSLHPKRIPLGKMIRYFGDGHQISKVTPAAGYAKGRRFWRVPVMDGEFVCEHDVGRVDGIGGGNFLLLGDSVEGVSIACRAAVAAMSGLPDVITPFPGGAARSGSKVGSKYPALFASTNDAFCPTLRTATDSLLRDGETAALEIVIDGLSFDAIANSMKVGITAACEAAADKGLLRVTAGNYGGKLGKHHFHLAKVMQ
- a CDS encoding GltB/FmdC/FwdC-like GXGXG domain-containing protein, translating into MTVWTMTRKRNSPTSAVDFSHIHMDLLAGRSIDSIRSLPLGDGAIDDHFEVSLDDRDSNTKRIVLRGDFTDFHHIGAHLSAGEIWVDGNAGDHLGAAADGKRVGMLGGRITVTGNAGDHLGHRMRRGEIWVAGDVGRFAAASMIAGTIVVAGRLSTDAAIGMRRGSLLVNEMPTLADGRFTAALEREYLIASLIDSPQASPNNAAPQADFGSMWDRFRHKRVLVRRGDRAVQGQGEIVSPL